Genomic segment of Mixophyes fleayi isolate aMixFle1 chromosome 4 unlocalized genomic scaffold, aMixFle1.hap1 SUPER_4_unloc_4, whole genome shotgun sequence:
cagatatccacgatatctgctgcaatgcacctttcataaatttgcggaggacacccaggaagcttaatttgccggtaagagcactatcatgctttcttaaatataccccatggtgagaGACAGAGGGTAGATAAAGGAGAGGGAATGGAAGGACTGCATGGAGTGGAGGAGGGGTAtatgagaaggggaggggagcatgAGGGAACAAAGAGTTGTGCGTGTTTATGATGACCACAGTTTAGcttaaaaaggaacaaaaagaTTGTAACTGTGCTCTAACACTGCCCACAAATTATGTTACATGTGAAAACTTAAgttgtgttattttatgtgtCTCTGGATAAAAGGTAATCTGTCTGCTCTATATTGCTTGGcatctgtgaggataccagggtaACGCATAGCCCATGTTTGTTGCCAGCTTACTGACTGGCCCAAAAGCAACCTTATTTGCCAAGCTATCACCTGCCTCAGAAAGGGAAACCTTTTGTCCTATGATATAACCCTGAGAGACCATATTCTAATGGCACGGTGACATACATGGTTATACTATACACGTGGAGCATTTTGGAGAAGTGTGACTGGCATATTTCAGAGAACAGGGGGACTCCAACGGGTACTGGACCTTTATTGATGCTGCTGGGTACTTGTGTGATGGATTGATATCGGCTTAGTTTTAAgagaataccaataaaaataagaaaaaactaaaatgtgaAGAAAGTGTTGACTGCAATTTCTGGCTGTTCGGTGGCAACAAATGATCGGCGGATCCCAATAACTGGTGGTGAGCATGGGGTTAATGGTGGCTGTTTTTTCCCACACAGTAAATAGAACATCTGTTTGAACGCTGCGTGGAAACAAAGTAATGCTTTCCCGCTCAAATCCTTTCATTCCCGAGTTTCTAATAAGACTTAGTATACCGTTGATCTGGGAAGTACGTTACTACTGGCGGGTTAATTTGAAATAGTCCACAGTTTATTTAAGCCAATCAAAGGAGGGGGGCATGCTTAACTCATCCAATCATCGTGCAGCGCTATGTCTAAATAGGATTGTTAAGCTGCCGTCtttaatattcattataattTTGAATAATGGCTAGAACTAAGCAAACCGCTCGCAAGTCCACCGGCGGGAAAGCTCCCCGCAAGCAGCTGGCGACCAAAGCTGCCAGGAAAAGCGCCCCAGCTACTGGCGGCGTGAAGAAGCCTCACCGCTACCGTCCCGGCACTGTTGCTCTGCGAGAGATCCGCCGCTACCAGAAGTCCACCGAGCTGCTGATCCGCAAGTTGCCCTTCCAGCGCTTAGTACGTGAGATCGCCCAGGACTTCAAGACCGACCTGCGCTTCCAGAGCTCAGCAGTCATGGCTCTGCAAGAGGCCAGCGAGGCTTATCTGGTGGGGCTCTTCGAGGACACCAACCTGTGCGCCATCCACGCCAAGAGAGTGACCATCATGCCCAAAGACATCCAGCTGGCCCGCAGGATCCGAGGGGAGAGAGCATAGATACTCGTCCCTCCTAcgtacacagcacaaaggctcttttgagagccaCCAAATGCGCATTCGAACGAGCTGTATCCTCCCATCTACCCAGCTTTCCGACATTATATGACCTGGGAGGGGCGGGTGCTTTATACATGTTGAGATCTAAAACCTGTTTTAAAAGttatcccgtttttttaagtgttACTGTAACGTCCCTAAAATTCATTTTAACAACAGTTCTCCCTTCGGTGCAGGACGAAACATTGCCTGGGTCTattgtggaggacttacctggccggggccatcgtcatccctcgggcggcggtcccctccgttcagccgggacggtgagccaatcagggctcacctcccggccatttcaaaaagaaacatggcgacggaccaatccgggcccgccatgtcatcacgtggcgtcgcgtcgacgctacgtgatgacgctagcgcggcgccgactatttaagtcggcgcgcgcgccgccatgggcagttcgacggcggagagagtcagaagaggacgtgtcgcggagacctgcgggatcaag
This window contains:
- the LOC142111678 gene encoding histone H3; its protein translation is MARTKQTARKSTGGKAPRKQLATKAARKSAPATGGVKKPHRYRPGTVALREIRRYQKSTELLIRKLPFQRLVREIAQDFKTDLRFQSSAVMALQEASEAYLVGLFEDTNLCAIHAKRVTIMPKDIQLARRIRGERA